A genomic region of Endomicrobiales bacterium contains the following coding sequences:
- the rfbB gene encoding dTDP-glucose 4,6-dehydratase, translated as MQFKNILVTGGAGFIGSNFINYVLSVNSKIKIVNLDKLTYAGNLENLRNVEKNPRYKFVKGDICNTNMVNKLVKNCDAIINFAAETHVDKSILEAGSFLNTDVFGTYTLLEAAKKHKIKKYIQISTDEVYGSIERGSFTESSPLLPNSPYSSAKASGDLLSRSYFTTFGLPVIVTRASNNFGPYQYPEKLIPLFVTNTIENKPLPLYGDGKNVRDWLFVQDHCSAVYTVLQKGVPGQIYNIGGGNEVTNIQITKEILNMLDRPQSLIKPIKDRPGHDRRYSVNCSKIKKELGWKPQANFKQALKETIEWYVANKHWWEKLKNKSFNAYYKKQYKNK; from the coding sequence ATGCAATTTAAAAACATACTTGTTACCGGCGGGGCTGGTTTTATTGGCTCAAACTTTATCAACTATGTTTTAAGTGTCAATTCTAAAATAAAAATTGTTAATTTAGATAAACTTACATACGCAGGCAATCTTGAAAATTTAAGAAATGTTGAAAAAAATCCGCGTTATAAATTTGTTAAAGGCGATATTTGCAACACAAACATGGTTAATAAACTTGTAAAAAATTGTGATGCAATCATTAATTTTGCGGCAGAAACACATGTTGACAAATCAATTCTTGAGGCAGGAAGCTTCCTAAATACCGATGTTTTTGGCACATACACCCTGTTAGAAGCCGCAAAGAAACATAAAATAAAAAAATATATTCAAATATCCACCGACGAAGTTTACGGCAGCATTGAACGCGGTTCATTTACCGAAAGCAGCCCTCTTTTGCCAAATAGCCCCTATTCATCCGCAAAAGCGTCAGGAGACCTGCTATCAAGGTCTTATTTTACAACCTTCGGCCTTCCCGTAATTGTTACGCGCGCCTCAAACAATTTCGGGCCTTATCAATACCCTGAAAAATTAATACCGTTATTTGTTACAAATACAATTGAAAACAAACCGCTGCCACTTTATGGTGATGGGAAAAATGTTCGCGACTGGCTCTTCGTGCAAGATCATTGCTCGGCTGTTTATACTGTTCTGCAAAAAGGCGTTCCCGGCCAGATTTACAACATTGGCGGTGGAAATGAAGTTACAAACATTCAAATTACAAAAGAAATATTAAATATGCTCGACAGACCTCAAAGCCTTATTAAACCCATAAAAGATCGCCCCGGACATGACAGACGATACTCTGTTAACTGCTCCAAAATAAAAAAAGAGCTCGGGTGGAAACCTCAGGCAAACTTTAAACAGGCACTCAAAGAAACCATTGAATGGTATGTTGCAAATAAGCATTGGTGGGAAAAACTAAAAAATAAAAGCTTCAATGCATATTACAAAAAACAGTATAAAAATAAATGA
- the rfbD gene encoding dTDP-4-dehydrorhamnose reductase, with translation MKIIITGVTGLLGNQLAKTLINNHSVIGISKSNISPICKTINVDITDAIATYNAITKENPDIVIHCAALSNVDECERNPQEAYKINALGTRNIAVSCQRFDTKLLYISTDYVFTSQNTISGGFNEFDTTNPCNIYAKSKLAGENYVKELLNKFWIVRTSWLFGNGKANFVTQFLSNIKDGKPYKAATDMISSPTSVCELSEAISILIKTDLFGTYHLSNSGFASRYEIALYLAKLFKVSENKITKTTLKELSLPAKRPNFSGLNNLVWALEGFNKLSAWQDAIENFVFENGVNK, from the coding sequence ATGAAAATAATTATAACCGGTGTAACCGGTCTACTTGGCAACCAACTTGCTAAAACACTTATAAATAATCATAGCGTTATTGGTATATCCAAAAGTAACATCTCTCCAATTTGCAAAACAATTAATGTAGATATAACTGATGCGATAGCAACTTATAATGCTATTACAAAAGAAAATCCAGACATTGTAATTCATTGTGCTGCGCTATCAAATGTTGATGAGTGCGAAAGAAACCCGCAAGAGGCATATAAAATAAATGCGCTTGGAACAAGAAACATTGCCGTAAGCTGCCAGCGCTTTGACACTAAACTGCTTTATATCTCAACTGATTATGTTTTCACAAGCCAAAATACAATTTCAGGTGGCTTTAATGAATTTGACACAACAAATCCATGCAACATTTACGCGAAATCAAAACTTGCCGGTGAAAACTATGTAAAAGAACTACTTAATAAATTTTGGATTGTTCGTACCTCTTGGCTTTTTGGCAACGGCAAGGCAAACTTTGTAACTCAATTTTTATCAAATATAAAAGATGGCAAGCCCTATAAAGCCGCAACCGATATGATAAGCAGTCCAACATCCGTATGCGAACTTTCAGAAGCTATATCCATCCTTATAAAAACTGATCTTTTTGGCACTTATCATTTATCTAATTCTGGTTTTGCGTCTCGTTATGAAATTGCGCTATATTTGGCAAAACTGTTTAAAGTGTCTGAAAATAAAATAACAAAAACTACCTTAAAAGAGCTTTCACTCCCGGCGAAGCGCCCAAACTTTTCAGGGTTAAATAATCTTGTATGGGCGTTAGAGGGCTTTAATAAATTATCAGCATGGCAAGATGCCATTGAAAATTTTGTATTTGAAAATGGGGTAAATAAATGA
- a CDS encoding UDP-glucose/GDP-mannose dehydrogenase family protein — protein MRNICVVGTGYVGLVTGACLSELGHKVTCVDKDKIKIALLKKNKIPIYEPGLLELVVKNSKTKRLSFTTSLKDAIKKSEIIFIAVGTPPNPDGSADLSFVESVAKEIALNMKSYKLIVDKSTVPVETGDWVEHTIKRLLKKNIPFDVASNPEFLREGSAVYDTFNPDRIVIGVKSKKAEQLFREIYSPLKANILVTDIKSAEIIKHASNSFLAMKISFINAIANICDKVGADVSKVAQGMGMDRRIGKAFLNAGIGFGGFCFPKDIEAFLWISKKVGVEFKLLKEVKEINEKQKELIVKKVEEVLWILKGKTIGVLGLAFKPNTDDMRFAPSIDIVNMLKAHGAKIQAFDPAAMPKAKEFLNGIKFCKNAYETAKGADCLLIVTEWQEFSELDLNKIKKLLKHPIIIDGRNIYEPAIMKKLGFTYKSIGRP, from the coding sequence ATGAGAAATATATGTGTTGTAGGCACTGGTTATGTAGGCCTTGTAACCGGAGCATGTCTTAGCGAACTTGGGCATAAAGTAACCTGCGTTGATAAAGACAAAATCAAAATAGCACTTCTTAAAAAAAATAAAATTCCAATTTATGAACCGGGTCTTTTAGAACTTGTGGTAAAAAATTCAAAAACAAAAAGATTGTCATTTACGACATCGTTAAAAGATGCCATAAAAAAATCTGAAATAATATTTATAGCTGTTGGCACGCCACCAAACCCCGACGGATCAGCGGACCTTTCTTTTGTTGAGTCAGTTGCAAAAGAAATAGCTTTAAATATGAAAAGCTACAAGCTTATTGTAGATAAATCAACAGTGCCTGTAGAAACAGGCGACTGGGTTGAGCATACAATCAAACGCCTTCTAAAAAAGAATATTCCTTTTGATGTTGCATCAAACCCGGAGTTTTTGCGTGAAGGTTCGGCTGTTTATGACACATTTAACCCGGATAGAATTGTAATTGGCGTAAAATCTAAGAAAGCAGAGCAGTTGTTCCGGGAAATATACTCACCACTTAAAGCAAATATATTAGTAACAGATATAAAAAGCGCGGAGATAATAAAACATGCGTCAAATTCATTCCTTGCAATGAAAATTTCGTTTATTAATGCCATTGCAAACATCTGTGACAAGGTTGGGGCCGATGTTTCAAAGGTGGCTCAGGGCATGGGGATGGATAGAAGAATCGGAAAAGCATTTTTAAATGCAGGCATTGGCTTTGGTGGTTTTTGTTTTCCAAAAGATATTGAAGCTTTTTTGTGGATCTCTAAAAAAGTTGGGGTTGAATTTAAACTGCTAAAAGAAGTAAAAGAAATAAACGAGAAACAAAAAGAACTAATTGTAAAAAAAGTGGAAGAAGTGCTTTGGATACTTAAAGGTAAAACAATAGGCGTATTAGGGCTTGCTTTTAAACCAAATACCGATGATATGCGTTTTGCCCCATCAATAGACATTGTAAATATGCTCAAAGCGCATGGAGCAAAAATACAGGCATTTGACCCGGCGGCAATGCCCAAGGCAAAAGAATTTTTAAATGGAATAAAGTTTTGTAAAAATGCGTATGAAACGGCTAAAGGTGCAGATTGTTTGCTAATTGTTACCGAGTGGCAGGAGTTTAGCGAACTAGATCTGAATAAAATAAAAAAATTGCTCAAACACCCTATAATTATTGACGGCAGAAATATATATGAACCTGCTATAATGAAAAAGTTGGGATTCACTTACAAGAGCATTGGGAGACCATAA
- a CDS encoding SDR family oxidoreductase has product MKIVITGGAGFIGSHLCDYFIAKGHFVTAIDNLITGSLENIEHLFGNDKFNFLKYDVTNYLSVSGKVDAILHFASPASPIDYLTHPIPTLKVGALGTHKALGLAKDKKAIFMIASTSEVYGDPLVNPQNESYWGNVNPVGPRSVYDEAKRFAEAMTMAYHTYHKMPVRILRIFNTYGPRMRARDGRAVPEFINQALRNKPLNVFGKGTQTRSFGYISDLVDGIYKLLLSNHNQPVNIGNPSEITLNELAKTIIKLTNSKSKILYKPLPIDDPKVRRPDISKAKKILKWEPKVALKDGLRETISYFKTKL; this is encoded by the coding sequence ATGAAAATTGTTATTACCGGCGGGGCCGGTTTTATTGGCTCACATTTATGTGATTATTTTATCGCTAAGGGTCACTTTGTAACCGCGATAGATAACCTAATAACCGGAAGTTTAGAAAACATTGAGCATCTTTTTGGAAATGATAAATTCAATTTTTTAAAGTATGATGTCACCAATTACCTGAGTGTTTCAGGCAAGGTTGATGCTATACTTCATTTTGCCTCACCTGCAAGCCCAATAGATTATCTGACACATCCGATTCCAACACTAAAAGTTGGTGCTCTTGGCACACACAAGGCACTTGGCTTGGCAAAAGATAAAAAAGCAATTTTTATGATTGCCTCAACCAGTGAAGTTTATGGCGATCCGCTTGTAAACCCGCAAAATGAAAGTTACTGGGGCAATGTTAACCCTGTAGGCCCTCGCAGTGTATATGATGAAGCAAAGCGCTTTGCAGAGGCAATGACCATGGCATATCACACCTATCATAAAATGCCTGTCAGAATTTTAAGAATATTTAACACCTATGGACCAAGAATGCGCGCTCGAGACGGCAGAGCTGTGCCTGAGTTCATTAACCAGGCGTTAAGAAATAAACCCTTAAATGTATTTGGTAAAGGCACTCAAACCCGTTCTTTTGGTTATATATCAGATTTGGTAGATGGTATTTACAAGCTTTTATTATCTAACCACAACCAACCAGTAAACATTGGAAATCCGTCGGAAATTACACTTAATGAACTTGCAAAAACAATTATAAAACTTACAAACAGCAAATCAAAAATTCTTTATAAACCATTACCGATTGACGATCCAAAAGTGCGCCGACCAGATATAAGCAAAGCAAAAAAAATACTAAAATGGGAGCCAAAAGTTGCCCTAAAAGATGGACTTAGAGAAACAATCAGCTACTTTAAAACAAAATTATGA
- the nusB gene encoding transcription antitermination factor NusB, whose translation MGSRRNSRETALQLLYLCDTCSLDPKEAITIISNRPGCELDHFGRDLFEGTSEKKEYIDQLISSAAENWEMSRMATIDRNILRLATFEITTTVETPINVIINEAVEIAKTFSTADSSKFVNGILDKLKTTRPKHSQVKNEVK comes from the coding sequence ATGGGTTCACGAAGAAATTCTAGAGAAACGGCCTTACAGCTACTTTACTTATGCGACACCTGTTCGCTTGACCCCAAAGAGGCAATAACGATAATAAGTAACAGACCAGGGTGTGAGTTAGACCACTTCGGCAGAGATCTTTTTGAGGGAACTTCAGAAAAAAAAGAGTACATTGACCAACTCATAAGCTCTGCCGCGGAAAACTGGGAAATGAGTAGAATGGCAACTATAGACCGCAACATTCTACGCCTTGCGACATTTGAAATTACTACAACTGTTGAAACACCAATAAATGTTATCATCAACGAAGCGGTTGAAATAGCAAAAACCTTTTCAACAGCCGACTCAAGCAAGTTTGTTAACGGCATTTTAGATAAACTTAAAACCACAAGGCCGAAACACTCACAAGTAAAAAATGAAGTTAAATGA
- the ligA gene encoding NAD-dependent DNA ligase LigA encodes MKLNDSKTYQEANAIRQEIRRHDYLYYTLDNPEISDYDYDMLFKRLENIEARYPNLITPDSPTQRISATPSESFKQIKHSMPMLSLENVYNENELREWENRVIKGLNESFELVVELKIDGVGLALTYVNKVLTIGATRGDGQTGEDITLNAKTIRCLPLRILAENTPNIFEVRGEVYISKDNFNNLNNQMIDDANEPFANPRNAAAGSLRQKDPQITSKRPLKFFAHSYGKTEPELNLKTHWDFLQYCKECGLKYSDHAIVCNNMEEIITHYKHIEALRDKLPYEIDGIVIKVNSILQQKKLGQTARSPRWAIAFKFPARRTTTKITNIRVQVSRTGILTPVADLKAVELSGVIVSHATLHNFDEIARLGAKIGDTVLIERAGDVIPKILQVIIEQRNGSEKDFAIPKNCPVCNSEVSKSKENDVAYRCQNPSCPQTLERGLTHFASRDAMDIDGLGEAAVHQMVEKKVIGNFADIYKLTKESLLTLELFKDKKSLNLLKAIEQTKTRPLSCLLFALGIRHVGQKAAKVLAEHFKTMDKLMNASIDELTQIDEVGPVMAQTIAEYFAQKSVKKLITQLKNCSLNMSEPDNEIIKSEMFKKSFVFTGELSKYSRTQAEEVVLKRGGKVSSSISAKTSYLVIGANPGSKFNKAQKLGVKIISESEFEKLL; translated from the coding sequence ATGAAGTTAAATGACTCCAAAACCTATCAGGAAGCCAATGCTATTCGCCAAGAAATTCGCAGGCATGACTATCTTTACTATACATTAGATAATCCTGAGATATCAGATTACGACTATGATATGCTTTTTAAGCGCTTAGAAAACATTGAAGCGCGCTACCCAAACCTCATAACGCCCGACTCACCAACACAGCGCATATCCGCAACACCCTCAGAAAGTTTTAAACAAATCAAACACTCCATGCCAATGCTTTCGCTTGAAAATGTTTACAATGAAAATGAATTACGCGAGTGGGAAAACCGCGTAATAAAAGGGTTAAATGAAAGCTTTGAATTAGTTGTTGAGCTAAAAATAGACGGAGTCGGCCTTGCGCTTACCTATGTAAATAAAGTTCTAACTATTGGTGCCACAAGAGGCGATGGACAAACTGGCGAAGATATAACTTTAAACGCAAAAACCATACGATGTCTGCCGCTAAGAATTCTAGCAGAAAATACTCCAAATATTTTTGAAGTGCGGGGCGAAGTGTACATAAGCAAAGATAACTTCAATAATTTAAACAATCAAATGATTGATGATGCTAATGAGCCATTTGCAAACCCGCGCAATGCCGCCGCTGGCTCTTTACGGCAAAAAGACCCTCAAATTACATCTAAACGCCCATTAAAGTTTTTTGCTCACTCCTACGGGAAAACAGAACCAGAACTAAATCTAAAAACCCACTGGGATTTTTTACAATACTGCAAAGAATGTGGCCTTAAATACAGCGATCACGCAATAGTATGCAATAACATGGAAGAAATAATTACCCACTATAAACACATTGAAGCACTGCGTGACAAATTACCGTACGAAATTGACGGCATAGTCATTAAAGTTAACTCAATATTGCAGCAAAAAAAACTCGGACAAACCGCAAGAAGCCCTCGTTGGGCAATTGCCTTTAAATTTCCTGCAAGGCGAACTACAACAAAAATAACAAATATCCGCGTGCAAGTTAGCAGAACCGGCATACTAACACCGGTGGCCGACCTCAAAGCAGTTGAACTTTCAGGTGTTATTGTCTCACACGCAACACTGCATAACTTTGACGAAATTGCGCGCCTCGGAGCAAAAATTGGGGATACTGTGCTCATTGAACGAGCAGGCGATGTAATACCCAAAATACTGCAAGTTATAATAGAACAAAGAAACGGCAGTGAAAAAGATTTTGCAATTCCGAAAAATTGCCCTGTTTGCAATAGCGAAGTTTCAAAATCAAAAGAAAATGATGTTGCATATAGATGCCAAAACCCATCATGCCCACAAACGCTTGAAAGAGGGCTTACTCACTTTGCATCGCGCGATGCTATGGATATAGACGGGCTTGGAGAAGCCGCTGTACATCAAATGGTTGAAAAAAAAGTAATAGGCAATTTTGCCGATATTTATAAATTAACTAAAGAATCTCTCTTAACACTTGAGTTGTTTAAAGACAAGAAATCTCTAAATCTTTTAAAAGCAATAGAACAAACAAAAACAAGGCCTTTAAGCTGTTTGCTCTTTGCACTTGGCATAAGGCATGTAGGGCAAAAAGCGGCAAAAGTTCTTGCAGAACACTTTAAAACAATGGACAAATTGATGAATGCCTCTATAGACGAGTTAACCCAAATAGATGAAGTTGGCCCTGTTATGGCGCAAACAATTGCGGAGTACTTTGCGCAAAAAAGTGTTAAAAAATTAATTACACAATTAAAAAATTGCTCTTTAAATATGTCCGAACCAGATAATGAGATTATAAAATCTGAAATGTTCAAAAAAAGCTTTGTTTTCACAGGAGAGCTTTCAAAATACTCAAGAACACAAGCAGAGGAAGTTGTGCTAAAAAGAGGTGGTAAAGTATCCTCATCAATTAGCGCAAAAACATCATACCTTGTAATAGGCGCAAACCCAGGTTCAAAATTTAATAAAGCTCAAAAGTTAGGCGTTAAAATAATTTCTGAGAGTGAGTTTGAAAAACTACTATGA
- a CDS encoding DUF362 domain-containing protein, translated as MKSNVYFLDWKNISDFSDWSESINAFSQVKSRDYAAIKIHFGEEGNKGFIKPEFARAIAKKIKAKDAFPFLSDANTIYVGERADAYHHLTVAAKHGFTIEKCSCPIIIADGLRGNSGVDVEVNLKHFKSVSIANAIYYSDFILLMSHFKGHEVSGFGGALKNAGMGCATRAGKYSMHDKLKPKINGSACIKCGACIKWCSAGALSIKDDMILLNENKCVGCGECILTCSRKVFRIPWDEHASATQEKFVEYASGTLKNKNYFCFNFLNFITKHCDCFKSDGSPLLRDIGVLASNDPVALDQASVDMANEIYGGDFCKSIHPAIDANVQLEYAEKIGLGTRDYQLCK; from the coding sequence ATGAAAAGCAATGTTTATTTTTTAGACTGGAAAAATATTAGTGATTTTTCAGATTGGAGCGAATCAATAAATGCGTTTTCACAAGTTAAAAGCCGTGATTATGCTGCCATTAAAATTCATTTTGGTGAAGAGGGTAATAAAGGATTCATAAAACCTGAGTTTGCAAGGGCCATAGCAAAAAAAATAAAAGCAAAAGATGCCTTCCCGTTTCTCAGCGACGCAAACACAATTTATGTTGGAGAGCGCGCCGATGCATATCACCACCTAACTGTTGCGGCAAAACATGGCTTTACAATTGAAAAATGCTCTTGCCCAATAATTATCGCAGATGGCCTTAGGGGAAACTCGGGTGTTGATGTTGAAGTTAATCTAAAACACTTTAAATCCGTAAGTATTGCGAACGCAATATATTACAGTGATTTTATTTTACTTATGTCTCACTTTAAAGGCCATGAGGTCTCGGGCTTTGGCGGGGCTCTAAAAAATGCTGGTATGGGTTGTGCCACAAGAGCGGGCAAATACTCAATGCACGATAAATTAAAACCTAAAATAAATGGCTCTGCCTGTATAAAATGCGGTGCATGCATTAAGTGGTGTTCGGCTGGGGCGCTTAGCATTAAAGATGACATGATATTACTTAATGAGAACAAATGTGTCGGCTGTGGTGAGTGCATACTTACTTGCTCAAGAAAAGTTTTTAGAATACCTTGGGATGAGCACGCATCAGCCACGCAAGAAAAGTTTGTTGAATACGCAAGCGGCACCTTAAAAAATAAAAATTATTTTTGTTTTAACTTCTTAAATTTCATAACAAAACACTGCGACTGCTTTAAAAGCGATGGGTCTCCATTACTGAGAGATATTGGCGTACTTGCAAGCAATGACCCTGTTGCATTAGATCAGGCAAGCGTTGATATGGCAAATGAAATATACGGCGGTGATTTTTGCAAAAGCATACATCCGGCAATTGATGCGAATGTCCAGCTTGAATATGCCGAGAAAATCGGGCTTGGTACAAGAGATTATCAACTATGCAAATAA
- a CDS encoding RecX family transcriptional regulator, which produces MQITHILKSKKPYFEIEINNGEKKIKTTLDVISLLNLNKGKQISASELKIIEKEANISLAKLLAIKTVSKKQVSEHELTQKLSNANINERELSKIKSRLKELGFLNDSQYAKEAYALLLEKGKGPEFIDNYLSQKGIDTEIIKNAKQNTILNDNQQIKQIKTLIKKKFNFSKYDFAKLLAFFLRKGFSEDLIIKALKELGITGDENYADQTSTY; this is translated from the coding sequence ATGCAAATAACACACATTCTTAAATCTAAAAAACCATATTTTGAGATTGAAATTAATAATGGCGAAAAAAAAATTAAAACAACTTTAGATGTCATTTCCTTGCTTAATTTAAACAAAGGCAAGCAAATATCAGCTAGTGAACTGAAAATAATTGAAAAAGAAGCAAACATAAGTTTAGCCAAACTCTTAGCCATTAAAACTGTTTCAAAAAAACAAGTAAGCGAGCATGAACTAACACAAAAATTAAGCAATGCGAATATAAATGAAAGGGAACTTTCAAAAATTAAAAGTCGCTTAAAAGAACTAGGGTTTTTAAACGATAGCCAATACGCAAAAGAAGCCTATGCACTCTTGTTGGAAAAAGGGAAAGGCCCAGAATTTATTGACAATTATCTTAGCCAAAAAGGAATAGACACCGAAATAATTAAAAACGCAAAACAAAATACTATTTTAAATGATAACCAGCAAATTAAACAAATAAAAACGCTAATTAAAAAGAAATTTAATTTTAGCAAGTATGATTTTGCCAAACTTCTCGCATTTTTCTTAAGAAAAGGTTTTAGTGAAGATTTAATTATAAAAGCCCTGAAAGAATTGGGCATTACTGGAGATGAAAATTATGCAGATCAAACAAGCACTTATTAG
- the purH gene encoding bifunctional phosphoribosylaminoimidazolecarboxamide formyltransferase/IMP cyclohydrolase, which yields MQIKQALISVYDKTGVLEFAKSLSEMGVKIISSGGTAKTLKNGGVDCVEISEVTGFPEILDGRVKTLNPKIHGGILAKRSDAKHLQELKKHGIEGIDIVVVNLYPFEDTCAKYYKENSKEITSEIIENIDIGGVALLRAAAKNFNDVIVVCENADFAQVLEVIKSGNIETAFKAKLAAKAFRHTAYYDSLISNYFTNEKFTEKTTIPLKLISGLRYGENPHQSASLYKLACADTSKAVASAIQLQGKELSYNNYLDMDSAWKLTNEFSEPTCAIIKHNNPCGCASAKDAYNAYLAAYECDKTSAFGGILAFNVPVDQQTAIETSKIFTECIIAPVFSDKAIEIFAKKKNLRILTLPLPDKKTPALEFRQISGGMLVQDMDTLVSNELKCVTTRQPNANELEALKFAWLVCKNVKSNTIVLSRGKRTLGIGAGQMSRIDSLNIAAAKMKAVKCELNESTFPLVMASDAFFPFPDVVEMAAKIGVKAIIHPGGSIKDADSIEAANKHGIAMVLTGTRHFRH from the coding sequence ATGCAGATCAAACAAGCACTTATTAGTGTTTACGACAAAACTGGTGTTTTAGAATTTGCAAAAAGTCTTTCGGAAATGGGAGTAAAAATAATTTCCAGCGGCGGCACAGCAAAAACGCTTAAAAATGGCGGCGTAGATTGTGTAGAAATTTCAGAAGTAACCGGTTTTCCTGAAATACTTGATGGGCGTGTTAAAACATTAAACCCAAAAATTCATGGCGGCATACTTGCAAAACGCTCCGATGCAAAACACCTTCAAGAATTGAAAAAACACGGCATAGAAGGTATAGACATTGTTGTTGTAAATTTATATCCGTTTGAAGACACCTGCGCAAAATATTATAAAGAAAACTCAAAAGAAATCACATCGGAAATTATTGAAAACATAGATATTGGCGGCGTAGCATTGCTTAGAGCGGCGGCAAAAAACTTTAATGATGTTATAGTAGTTTGTGAAAATGCCGACTTTGCCCAAGTGCTTGAAGTTATTAAAAGTGGCAACATTGAAACAGCGTTCAAAGCAAAACTTGCCGCAAAAGCATTTCGCCACACCGCATATTATGACTCACTTATCTCAAACTACTTTACCAATGAAAAATTTACTGAAAAAACCACAATACCGCTTAAGCTTATTTCCGGCCTGCGCTATGGTGAAAACCCACATCAAAGCGCCTCGCTGTACAAACTTGCATGCGCCGATACATCAAAAGCGGTAGCAAGTGCGATACAACTGCAAGGCAAAGAACTTTCATATAATAATTACTTGGATATGGACTCAGCATGGAAGCTAACAAACGAATTTAGCGAGCCAACCTGCGCAATTATAAAGCATAATAACCCATGCGGCTGTGCAAGCGCAAAAGATGCATATAACGCCTACCTTGCGGCTTATGAATGCGACAAAACAAGTGCCTTCGGCGGAATACTTGCCTTTAATGTTCCTGTAGACCAACAAACAGCAATTGAAACATCAAAAATATTTACCGAGTGTATTATTGCTCCGGTTTTCTCAGACAAAGCAATAGAAATTTTTGCCAAAAAGAAAAATCTAAGAATTTTAACACTGCCATTACCCGATAAAAAAACACCCGCCCTTGAGTTTAGGCAAATTTCAGGTGGTATGCTCGTTCAAGATATGGATACACTTGTAAGCAACGAGCTTAAGTGCGTAACAACCCGCCAACCAAATGCAAATGAATTAGAGGCTCTAAAGTTTGCCTGGCTGGTATGCAAAAATGTTAAATCAAACACCATTGTGCTGAGTCGTGGAAAAAGAACTCTTGGCATTGGGGCCGGACAGATGAGCAGAATTGATTCGCTAAACATCGCAGCCGCAAAAATGAAAGCCGTTAAGTGCGAACTTAACGAAAGCACTTTTCCGCTTGTAATGGCATCAGATGCTTTTTTCCCGTTTCCAGATGTGGTAGAAATGGCGGCAAAAATTGGGGTTAAAGCAATTATCCACCCAGGCGGCTCTATAAAAGATGCTGACTCTATTGAAGCAGCAAACAAACATGGCATAGCAATGGTACTAACAGGCACAAGGCACTTTAGACATTAA